GCATCCAGGTGCATAAGGTGAAGTTTTGAACATGGCACTTACGTTCGGAAAAGGTACCATTAAGGAGAAGAAAAAGCCCTTTACCGGGGCATTTTATCCGAAGGAAGCATGAAAAATTGCCGTAAAAAGTAGCGTTGACAAAGAAAATAAATGCGTGTATAGTACGTTAAAACGAAGCAAGGAAATACAGGAGGCATTCATCCGAGGCATGTGCGGGTGGATGTACCAGCAAGGGAGCTGCAGCGGAACCCCACCGCGCGGCTCCTTTTTTATTTCCTGATACAAGAAAAACGCTTCGAAAAAATCTGAACAAGGCGGGTGGATGTGTATGGTATTTATACAGCAGGTAATCAATGGTCTGGCCCAGGGCGGCATTTATGCGCTGATCGCCATTGGCTGGACGACGGTATTTGGAATTGTTGGCGTTATGAACTGGACACACGGCGAGGTATATATGCTGGGCGCTTATGCGGGCTATTTTCTCACGACGGCGGGGCATCTGCCGCTTGTCCCGGCGCTGTTGCTTTCCATGGTCATCGGTTCTCTCATCGCCATGCTGGTGGATCAGCTGGGGTATCGGCCTTTGAGAAAAGCGGGGACGCTTGGCACCTCGGGCTTCATCACCGCCCTGGGGCTTTCCACCTTCCTGCGGTATACGGCCAACGCTGTTTTTACGGTAAATCCAAGAGCCTATCCGGAGCTGGTGAAATATAAGCTGATCACCCTGTTTACCATGAACGGGCAGGCAGTGACCATCAGCTCCATGCATCTGATGATTCTCATCGGCACCGTGGTGATCATGATCGTCCTGGAGCTGTTTATCAAGAAAACGCTGGTGGGAAAAGCCATGCTGGCCGCTTCCCAGGATATGCAGACGCTGGGCCTCATGGGTGCGGATTCCGAGAAGCTCATCAAAATTACCTTTGCCATCAGTGGTGCCCTGGGGGCCGCGGCAGGATTTTTCATCGGAACGATTTACGCCATCAACCCGACCATGGGTGCGCTGGCCGGACTGAAGGGCTGGTCCTGTGCGATCCTGGGCGGTATCGGCAGCATCACCGGTTCGCTGGTGGGCGGCATCCTTCTGGGAATCGCAGAAAACCTGACAGCCGGATTTATCTCCACCGGATACAAGGATGCCATTGGCTTTGTCATCATGATCCTAGTACTGCTCATCAAGCCCACCGGCTTCATGGGATATAAATTCGAAGAGAAAGTGTAGGAGGTGCCCACGCATATGAAAAAATGGAAAGAAAAGAAAAAAAAAGCGTCCCGGGCGGAAAAAAGAGCGACTGGCTGTTTGGAATGAGCGGCCGCACCACCTTTCTTGCAGCACTCATTCTTGTCCTGGTGTTCTGTTTTGTGGATGCAGTGGTGCCGGGTGGTAAACTTATTCCTACTTATGCAAAGCATATTGTTGTCAGCTGCCTTATCTATGCAGTGCTGACACTGGGGCTGGATTTCGTGGCCGGTTATGTGGGGCAGGTGTCCCTGGGACATGCGGCGTTCTTCGGGCTGGGTGCTTACGTCACCGGTTCTCTGTCCGTATTTTTCGGCATGAATTTCTGGCTCACCATTCCCATTGGCATGGCAATCTCCGGTATCTTATCGGTGCCGCTGGCCTTTGCCTCCCAGAAGGTAAAAGGGCCGTTTCTGGTAGTCATTACTTATGGCTTCTGTGAAATTCTCCGGTATGTGGCCATCAATACACCGGCCTGGGGAGGTACCTCCGGTCTGCCCGGCATCAAGACGCCGAGCCTGTTCGGTTTGAAGATTTCCAAGATCGGCCCGTCCAACAAGGATGGCTATATATTGATCCTGTTTGCCATCGTGGCATTTCTGGCCTTCTTTACGTGGCGGCTGGTAAAATCCCGTATCGGCTATGCGTTTTCCGCTATCCGGGAGGATGAGATCGCAGCTGTCGCCATGGGCATCAATACGAAATATTACAAGCTGCTGGCTATTGTGATCTCTGCCTGCATCTGCAGTGTGGCAGGCAGCTTCCAGGCGGTATTCGCCAGCTTCATCAGCCCGGAGCTGTTTGCTTCTACCCAGTCCATTTCCATTTTCACCATGGTTGTGGTGGGCGGTCGCCGGAGCATCATCGGTATGATCCTGGGTGCCGGACTGATGACCATTCTGCCGGAGCTGTTCCGTATGGTACAGCAGCTGTTTTCCCTGCCCTTTGACCCGTGGATGATCCTGTACGGCCTCATTCTCATTGTCATGATGCGTTTCCGTCCGCAGGGTATCTGGGGAAAAGCGGAAAAATAACACAGGAAGGAGAATGCATATGCTTCTGGAAACGAAGAAAGTCAGCAAGGCCTTTGGCGGTCTGATGGCGAATAATGAAATAGATTTCGGGATCAACGAGGGAGAGATCGTGGCCATCATCGGCCCCAACGGTTCCGGCAAGACTACGTTTTACAATCTGCTCACCGGCATTTCCCCGGCGACCTCCGGCAGTATCACCTTCAAGGGAAAGGATATCACCCGGTGCAAACCGGAGGAGATCACAAAAATGGGCATTTCCCGTACCTTTCAGAACATCCGGCTGTTTGGAGACCTGACGGTGGCGGAGAATATCATCATTGCCAGACACTGCCGCAGACAGAGCGGGATGCTGGACGCGCTGTTCAACACGAAGCGGGTGCGGGAGGAAGAGGCAGAAAATCAGGCCTTTATTGAAAAATGTCTGAACTATGTGGGCATTTATGACAAAAAAGACTGGCTGGCGAAAAATCTTCCCTACGGCATGCAGCGCCGTCTGGAGATCGCCCGGGCGCTGGCCACGGAGCCCAGCCTGATCCTGCTGGATGAGCCTGCCGCCGGTATGAATCCCCATGAAAAAGACGAGCTGGTGGAGATCATCCATCATCTGCTGGCTGACAAATATTCCATCATCCTCATCGAGCACTCCATGAAGCTGGTCATGAACATTGCCGACCGGGTGGTGGTGTTCGACCACGGGGCAAAGATCGCCGAGGGGCTGCCCCAGGAAGTGCAGAACAATCCGACGGTGATCGAGGCTTATCTGGGAAAGGGGGCGTCCGCCAATGCCAAATCCTATGCTTAAGGTGGAAAATTTACACGTATATTATGGAAACATCCATGCGCTGAAAGGACTGTCCATTGAAGTCAACGAAGGAGAGATTGTTTCCCTCATCGGTGCCAACGGCGCGGGAAAAACCACACTGCTGACGACCATCATGAATCAGGTGAAAAGCAGTGAGGGAACGGTTTCTTTCCTGGGAGAATCCCTCCACGGCAAACATCCGGCGGCCATTGTCCAGAGCGGCATGACCATGGTGCCGGAAGGACGGCGGGTGTTCGCCCGGACGTCCGTTATCGACAATATTCGACTGGGCGGCTATTTCCGGAAGGACCGGGCAGAGATGAAGAAGGACATGGAGAAAATGTTCGAAATGTTCCCCCGGCTGTACGAGCGGAAGGGCCAGATGGCAGGCACCCTCTCCGGAGGCGAACAGCAGATGCTGGCCATCGCCAGAGCCCTCATGTCAAGACCCAAGCTGCTGCTGCTGGATGAGCCGTCCATGGGACTGGCGCCCATCATCGTGGATCAGGTGTTTGACACCATCCGTTCCGTCAATGAGGCAGGCACCACCGTCATGCTGGTGGAGCAGAACGCCAACCAGGCACTGCGCATCGCAGACCGGGGCTATGTCATTGAGACAGGAGAAGTGGTGCTGGCCGACACCGGAGAAAAACTGCTGGCCAATGCCCAGGTCAAGGAAGCCTATCTGGGAGGGTGATTGCGAGGCGCTCCCTTTGTATCTTCGTGTTAAAAGATACAAGTGAACAGTGGATAAAATACAAAAAGACGTCCGGTCTCTGTGGAAAACTCTCACAGATCGGACGTCTTTTTTTACGCTATCAATACTTCCTTATTATACTGTTTCATTTACTGCTTCTGTACAAACCGTCTTTGGAAGCTTTTTCTTTTACAGCACCTTATTCAGGAACTCTTTCAGTCTCGGGTTTTTCGGGTTGCCGAAGAATTCAGCCGGGGTTCCTTCTTCCTGGATCCTGCCGCCGTCGATGAAGATGACGCGGTCGGCCACCCTCTCTGGCAAAGCCCATCTCGTGGGTGACGACCACCATGGTCATGCCTTCCTCGGCCAGCTCCTTCATGACGTTCAGCACCTCGCCGACCATTTCCGGGTCCAGGGCGGAGGTGGGCTCATCGAAGAGCAGGATGTCGGGATCCATGGCCATGGCTCTGGCGATGGCTACCCGCTGGCGCTGTCCGCCGGACAGACGGACGGGATATTCCGGGGCCTTGTCTTTGAGGCCGACCCGGTCCAGCAGCGTCAGGGCCCGCTCCTCGGCCTGCTCCTTCGGCACCTTTTTCACATTGATGGGGGCCGCGGTGATATTGTTCATGACGGTCATGTTGCTGAACAGGTTAAAGTTCTGAAACACCATACCGATCTTTTCTCGGATATGGTCGATGTTGGCCTTGCGGGAATTGATCTGCTCCCCCTCGAAGATGATCTCTCCGGCGGTGGGTTCCTCCAGCCGGTTCAGACAGCGGATAAACGTACTTTTGCCGGAACCGGAAGGGCCGATGACAGCGACCACTTCACCTTTGTGGATATCGATGTCAATGCCGTTTAATACTTCCAGATGGCCAAAATGTTTTTTCAGGCCCCGCACCTGGAGCAGGGCTTCTCCTGTCATCTTATCGTGTGACACTTGCGTTCATCCTCCTCTCTACATAGGAAACCAGCTTGGACAGCGGGTATACCATAATGAAATACAGGATCGCTGCGATGGCGTAAGGCTCCAGTGTCCGGTAGGAGATGGAGATGACGTCCTTGGCACAGAACATCAGCTCGCTGATGCCCACCAGGGAAACGATGGAGGTCTCCTTGATGATGGCGACGAACTCGTTCATCAGCGCCGGAAGGATGTTGCGGAATGCCTGGGGCAGAACGACCATTTTCAGCGTCAGTGTCTGGCTCATGCCAAGACTTCTGGCTGCTTCGGCCTGGCCCTGATCCACGGCGTTAATACCGCTTCGCACGATCTCAGCCACGTAGGCGGAGCTGTTCAGGATGAGCACGAGCAGGCCCCAGAAAAAGCTGTTGAAATCTTTCATAAAGGGCACCTGGATCTTCCAGCCCAGGGCAGCCGCGCCAAAATAGATGATCATGACCTGCACCATCAGAGGCGTGGAACGGAAGATCTCAATATA
Above is a window of Oscillospiraceae bacterium NTUH-002-81 DNA encoding:
- a CDS encoding amino acid ABC transporter permease; its protein translation is MDLFSFSRMAAIFEKYSGHFLKGAEMALILSLITVCCATVFGTLFALCKMSKIKPLKWIVSAYIEIFRSTPLMVQVMIIYFGAAALGWKIQVPFMKDFNSFFWGLLVLILNSSAYVAEIVRSGINAVDQGQAEAARSLGMSQTLTLKMVVLPQAFRNILPALMNEFVAIIKETSIVSLVGISELMFCAKDVISISYRTLEPYAIAAILYFIMVYPLSKLVSYVERRMNASVTR
- a CDS encoding ABC transporter ATP-binding protein; the encoded protein is MLLETKKVSKAFGGLMANNEIDFGINEGEIVAIIGPNGSGKTTFYNLLTGISPATSGSITFKGKDITRCKPEEITKMGISRTFQNIRLFGDLTVAENIIIARHCRRQSGMLDALFNTKRVREEEAENQAFIEKCLNYVGIYDKKDWLAKNLPYGMQRRLEIARALATEPSLILLDEPAAGMNPHEKDELVEIIHHLLADKYSIILIEHSMKLVMNIADRVVVFDHGAKIAEGLPQEVQNNPTVIEAYLGKGASANAKSYA
- a CDS encoding branched-chain amino acid ABC transporter permease — encoded protein: MERKEKKSVPGGKKSDWLFGMSGRTTFLAALILVLVFCFVDAVVPGGKLIPTYAKHIVVSCLIYAVLTLGLDFVAGYVGQVSLGHAAFFGLGAYVTGSLSVFFGMNFWLTIPIGMAISGILSVPLAFASQKVKGPFLVVITYGFCEILRYVAINTPAWGGTSGLPGIKTPSLFGLKISKIGPSNKDGYILILFAIVAFLAFFTWRLVKSRIGYAFSAIREDEIAAVAMGINTKYYKLLAIVISACICSVAGSFQAVFASFISPELFASTQSISIFTMVVVGGRRSIIGMILGAGLMTILPELFRMVQQLFSLPFDPWMILYGLILIVMMRFRPQGIWGKAEK
- a CDS encoding branched-chain amino acid ABC transporter permease, which encodes MVFIQQVINGLAQGGIYALIAIGWTTVFGIVGVMNWTHGEVYMLGAYAGYFLTTAGHLPLVPALLLSMVIGSLIAMLVDQLGYRPLRKAGTLGTSGFITALGLSTFLRYTANAVFTVNPRAYPELVKYKLITLFTMNGQAVTISSMHLMILIGTVVIMIVLELFIKKTLVGKAMLAASQDMQTLGLMGADSEKLIKITFAISGALGAAAGFFIGTIYAINPTMGALAGLKGWSCAILGGIGSITGSLVGGILLGIAENLTAGFISTGYKDAIGFVIMILVLLIKPTGFMGYKFEEKV
- a CDS encoding ABC transporter ATP-binding protein is translated as MLKVENLHVYYGNIHALKGLSIEVNEGEIVSLIGANGAGKTTLLTTIMNQVKSSEGTVSFLGESLHGKHPAAIVQSGMTMVPEGRRVFARTSVIDNIRLGGYFRKDRAEMKKDMEKMFEMFPRLYERKGQMAGTLSGGEQQMLAIARALMSRPKLLLLDEPSMGLAPIIVDQVFDTIRSVNEAGTTVMLVEQNANQALRIADRGYVIETGEVVLADTGEKLLANAQVKEAYLGG